In a genomic window of Paramicrobacterium chengjingii:
- a CDS encoding MFS transporter has translation MSSTRTSPSGAASVAPNPSGDGKLHGRRAIGLVATLILAVVAFQLNASMITPALPDMARTLGVDIDSVSQVSSLFFLAGAVGGVLLARWSDFIGRKRGLLIVLGILSVGTLLCLFAPNLQILLVGRVLQGASSAAFQLSYVILNESLTKKMFGTMLGVLTAINGGVGGVDGWIGGLLTDAFGFRSLFVVIFIVGVLALVCVWLTAPKDTGAASTGKMDWWGAAALSFGLIGITYFVSTGGAQGWFAPLSIAFLVGTILAFAVFVFIEKRRTTPLIAVEHLRSRQVWPVIATTVLTLSSVFAVINFTVVMLSQDSEIGFGMNAATSALMFLAPPALIGLAAAPFAGWLAARIGWVSILRFGLVICLAALVVITLFPQSQWIVFAMIAVLGVAYNGLVLTTSNGLGVIQSPVEAPSALPSMNSAGFGIGASLGIAIVAPYVGSGGIGGYTLALWISVVITVLALVASFILKEAPNRD, from the coding sequence ATGTCATCAACTCGAACCTCCCCGTCGGGAGCGGCATCCGTCGCCCCGAATCCGAGCGGTGATGGAAAGCTTCACGGGCGTCGAGCGATCGGCCTTGTCGCTACGCTGATTCTCGCCGTTGTCGCATTTCAGCTCAACGCCAGCATGATCACCCCTGCCCTGCCCGACATGGCTCGAACGCTCGGCGTCGACATTGACTCGGTGTCGCAGGTGTCATCACTGTTCTTTCTCGCCGGGGCGGTCGGCGGAGTTCTGCTCGCCCGATGGAGTGATTTCATCGGGCGCAAGCGTGGGCTGCTGATCGTGCTTGGCATCCTCTCCGTCGGCACTCTCCTGTGCCTCTTCGCGCCGAACCTGCAGATTCTTCTAGTCGGCCGTGTGCTTCAGGGCGCCTCAAGCGCAGCTTTCCAGCTGTCGTACGTGATTCTCAACGAATCGCTGACAAAGAAGATGTTCGGCACGATGCTGGGTGTGCTCACCGCCATCAACGGAGGTGTCGGCGGGGTCGACGGCTGGATCGGGGGACTGCTGACCGACGCGTTCGGATTCCGCTCGCTCTTCGTGGTGATCTTCATCGTCGGCGTACTCGCCCTCGTGTGCGTGTGGTTGACCGCGCCGAAAGACACGGGCGCGGCATCCACGGGAAAAATGGACTGGTGGGGCGCCGCGGCCCTCTCATTTGGGCTTATCGGCATCACCTACTTTGTGTCAACCGGCGGCGCGCAGGGCTGGTTCGCGCCACTCAGCATCGCATTTCTGGTCGGGACGATCCTCGCGTTCGCCGTATTCGTGTTCATTGAGAAGCGCCGCACGACACCCCTCATCGCCGTCGAACACCTACGGTCGCGCCAGGTATGGCCGGTGATCGCCACCACGGTTCTCACGCTCTCGAGCGTGTTCGCCGTCATCAACTTCACTGTGGTGATGCTCAGTCAAGACTCCGAGATTGGGTTCGGCATGAACGCGGCGACGAGCGCCCTGATGTTCCTCGCTCCACCCGCGCTGATCGGGCTGGCGGCGGCGCCCTTCGCCGGGTGGCTCGCCGCGAGGATCGGCTGGGTCAGCATCCTTCGCTTCGGTCTTGTGATCTGTCTCGCCGCACTCGTCGTCATCACCCTGTTCCCGCAGAGTCAGTGGATCGTGTTCGCCATGATCGCCGTGCTCGGCGTCGCCTACAATGGCTTGGTCCTCACGACGTCGAACGGTCTCGGCGTCATTCAGTCGCCCGTCGAGGCACCCTCGGCATTGCCCAGCATGAACAGTGCCGGGTTTGGCATTGGAGCAAGTCTCGGCATCGCAATCGTCGCCCCGTACGTCGGGTCAGGAGGCATCGGCGGGTACACTCTCGCGCTCTGGATCTCTGTCGTCATCACTGTGCTGGCGCTCGTGGCGAGCTTCATTCTCAAAGAAGCACCGAATCGCGACTGA
- a CDS encoding GntR family transcriptional regulator gives MTRMDEFLAEPLTTTVGQPLRVAAYTRITRGIRDGVFPLGSALPRETELGTSLGVSRTVIREALMLLEEDGLITTRRGVGRFVTASTPKVGLEDLRPFEVALANTEHPITVKPTTFVMQPNTDFVSSNLNLDPEANTWFRESVLSRADEPIAIVQEHLPAGRYLSDISPAIASSFQHAAEQNATLFAGLLERCGPIFSASSCQITPSVVGVSRGKQLGLAASDPVIILTQVIEHDATPVYLAKCIVSSRVGHLTVIQTPSN, from the coding sequence ATGACGCGAATGGATGAGTTCCTCGCGGAACCGCTCACGACGACAGTCGGGCAGCCACTGCGTGTTGCTGCATACACGCGCATCACGCGGGGAATCCGCGACGGCGTCTTTCCCCTGGGTTCAGCACTCCCCCGCGAAACCGAGCTCGGCACCTCGCTCGGGGTGAGCCGAACGGTGATTCGCGAAGCACTCATGCTGCTTGAGGAAGACGGGCTCATTACCACCCGGCGCGGAGTCGGCCGGTTTGTGACCGCCTCCACTCCCAAGGTCGGACTCGAAGATCTGCGTCCGTTCGAGGTAGCTCTCGCAAATACGGAGCATCCGATCACCGTGAAACCGACAACCTTTGTGATGCAGCCGAACACCGACTTCGTGTCGAGCAACCTCAACCTCGACCCTGAGGCAAACACCTGGTTTCGCGAGAGCGTGCTTTCCCGCGCAGACGAGCCGATTGCCATCGTGCAGGAGCATCTCCCCGCTGGCCGGTACCTCAGCGACATCAGCCCGGCGATCGCCTCGAGTTTTCAGCACGCCGCAGAGCAGAACGCAACGCTGTTCGCTGGACTGCTCGAACGCTGCGGCCCCATATTTTCAGCAAGCTCGTGCCAGATCACGCCGAGTGTCGTCGGTGTTTCCCGGGGCAAGCAACTCGGCCTTGCTGCATCCGATCCCGTCATCATCCTGACGCAGGTGATCGAGCACGATGCGACGCCTGTCTACCTGGCGAAGTGCATCGTCTCGTCGCGCGTCGGCCATCTCACCGTCATTCAAACCCCGTCAAACTGA
- a CDS encoding PfkB family carbohydrate kinase, translating into MALDIDLTVVGSINADITAVTERLPGAGETVGGGRLTRNAGGKGANQAAAAARLGARTRMVGAVGTDAEAEAMRRALGSAGVDLTHVAAIDGETGTALIMVDAAGENQIAVCEGANAHVSIEGVDFPENDTVLAQLEISLDTVSELARRCRGYFALNAAPAMPLPAELIERADLIIVNETEYELIPELKDAALVAVTYGSKGAAMLERGTQVAFADAVTTTPVNTVGAGDAFCAALTIALRSGLSYGSALQAANAVGAAVVKDPAAQPALQSLEHYVSAE; encoded by the coding sequence ATGGCACTCGACATCGATCTCACCGTCGTCGGCAGCATCAACGCAGACATCACAGCTGTCACCGAGCGCTTGCCCGGCGCGGGCGAGACCGTCGGAGGTGGGCGCCTTACGCGCAATGCCGGAGGCAAGGGTGCCAACCAGGCAGCCGCGGCTGCGCGGCTCGGAGCCCGCACCCGCATGGTCGGGGCTGTGGGAACGGATGCCGAAGCCGAGGCCATGCGACGGGCGCTCGGCTCGGCCGGCGTCGATCTTACGCACGTGGCGGCGATTGATGGCGAGACGGGTACGGCGCTGATCATGGTGGATGCTGCAGGCGAGAACCAGATCGCCGTGTGCGAGGGCGCCAACGCCCACGTCTCGATCGAGGGCGTCGATTTCCCCGAGAACGACACGGTGCTGGCGCAGCTCGAGATCTCGCTCGACACTGTCAGCGAGCTCGCACGGCGCTGCCGCGGCTATTTCGCCCTGAACGCGGCGCCGGCGATGCCCCTGCCCGCCGAACTCATCGAGCGCGCCGATCTGATCATTGTGAACGAGACAGAGTACGAGCTCATTCCCGAGCTGAAGGATGCCGCCCTCGTCGCCGTGACGTACGGGTCGAAGGGCGCTGCCATGCTCGAGAGAGGCACGCAGGTGGCGTTCGCGGATGCTGTCACGACGACGCCCGTCAACACCGTTGGCGCTGGCGATGCGTTCTGTGCAGCGCTCACGATCGCGCTGCGCAGTGGGCTGTCATATGGCAGCGCGCTGCAGGCCGCGAATGCCGTGGGAGCCGCAGTCGTTAAGGATCCTGCGGCGCAGCCCGCACTTCAATCGCTCGAGCACTACGTCTCCGCTGAATAA
- a CDS encoding substrate-binding domain-containing protein, with protein sequence MLSLAACSSDASANGDCNVGISMPTRSLERWINDGEQLQKQLEEADCTVDLQYADNKTSQQISQIQNQIAGGAQVLVIAPIDGEALGPVLDQAKKQDAVVISYDRLIEGTENVDYLATFDNFQVGELQGKYIEEQLGLADGAGPFNFEPFTGSPDDPNAGFFFSGAWDVLLPYVENGQLVVRSGKSPASNKDWASIGIPGWASDKAQAEMDNRLSSFYTGSDKVDAILSPNDSLAIGIIASLNSASYSPGDEYPIITGQDADKANVKAILDGKQSMTVLKDTRELGDRVFQMIQSIIAGDVPETTDTETYDNGKKVVPAFVLTPLVVTKDDVQTKLIDSGFIDAEDVGL encoded by the coding sequence ATGTTATCCCTCGCCGCGTGTTCGTCGGACGCGAGCGCCAATGGCGACTGCAATGTGGGCATCTCTATGCCGACGCGCAGTCTTGAGCGTTGGATCAATGACGGAGAGCAGTTGCAGAAGCAGCTCGAGGAGGCGGACTGCACCGTTGATCTGCAGTACGCAGATAACAAGACGAGCCAGCAGATCAGCCAGATTCAGAACCAGATTGCCGGCGGTGCGCAGGTGCTCGTCATCGCCCCGATCGACGGCGAAGCACTCGGCCCGGTTCTCGACCAGGCAAAAAAGCAGGATGCCGTTGTCATCTCATATGACCGGCTCATCGAGGGGACCGAGAACGTTGACTACCTCGCCACGTTCGACAACTTCCAGGTCGGTGAGCTTCAGGGTAAGTACATCGAGGAGCAGCTCGGGCTTGCCGACGGTGCCGGTCCCTTCAACTTCGAACCCTTCACGGGAAGCCCCGATGACCCGAACGCCGGCTTTTTCTTCTCGGGTGCCTGGGACGTTCTGCTGCCCTACGTTGAGAATGGACAGCTCGTCGTTCGTTCTGGTAAGTCCCCTGCTTCTAACAAGGACTGGGCCTCGATCGGCATCCCGGGGTGGGCGTCAGATAAGGCACAGGCCGAAATGGACAACCGACTGTCATCGTTCTATACCGGCAGCGACAAGGTTGACGCGATTCTGTCTCCCAATGACAGCTTGGCGATCGGAATAATCGCATCGCTGAATTCGGCAAGCTACTCGCCGGGAGACGAGTATCCGATCATCACAGGGCAGGATGCCGATAAGGCAAACGTGAAGGCAATTCTCGACGGCAAGCAATCGATGACTGTTCTCAAAGATACGAGAGAGCTCGGGGACCGTGTTTTTCAGATGATCCAATCGATCATCGCTGGGGATGTGCCCGAGACCACCGACACAGAGACCTATGACAACGGCAAAAAGGTCGTTCCGGCCTTCGTTCTGACCCCGCTCGTCGTGACTAAGGACGATGTGCAGACGAAGCTCATCGACTCAGGGTTCATCGACGCGGAAGACGTCGGTCTCTGA
- a CDS encoding SDR family NAD(P)-dependent oxidoreductase, whose translation MHGSVAHSDRRESAIVTGAAGALGRATALRLGHDGFAVGILDLPGDELSETASQLASAGIAHHVLEVDLRDTDAIAAALRDADEAIGPLAALVNNAAIYPSRAFLDIPIDEYDDVVAVNQRAYFAAAQTAARLMAPHKRGAIVNVGSITWHGGWSNLASYISTKGAAVALTRALSRELGTHGIRVNAVAPGAFPTKAESIQGDQQEYSRFVIEHQALKRRGNPAEFAAVVSFLVGDDSSFVTGQTINIDGGWVME comes from the coding sequence ATGCACGGGTCAGTAGCTCATTCCGACCGCCGCGAGTCTGCCATCGTCACTGGAGCGGCCGGAGCTCTCGGACGCGCAACGGCGCTCAGGCTCGGGCACGACGGATTCGCTGTCGGAATTCTCGACCTCCCAGGCGACGAGCTCTCCGAGACAGCATCCCAGTTGGCGTCGGCCGGTATTGCGCATCACGTGCTCGAGGTCGATCTTCGTGACACGGATGCGATCGCCGCAGCACTTCGTGACGCGGACGAAGCCATCGGGCCACTTGCCGCGCTCGTGAACAACGCAGCAATCTACCCGTCACGCGCGTTCCTCGACATTCCGATCGACGAGTACGACGATGTCGTGGCGGTGAATCAGCGTGCCTATTTCGCTGCGGCTCAGACCGCAGCGCGGCTCATGGCACCGCACAAACGCGGAGCCATCGTCAACGTCGGCTCCATCACGTGGCACGGCGGTTGGTCGAACCTGGCCAGCTACATCTCCACAAAGGGAGCCGCCGTCGCTCTGACTCGCGCCCTGTCACGTGAGCTCGGGACGCACGGCATACGTGTGAACGCCGTGGCGCCCGGCGCATTCCCCACGAAGGCGGAGAGCATTCAGGGCGACCAGCAGGAATACAGCCGCTTCGTCATCGAGCACCAGGCACTCAAGCGCCGAGGCAACCCTGCCGAGTTTGCTGCAGTCGTGTCGTTCCTCGTTGGAGACGATTCGAGCTTCGTGACGGGACAGACCATCAACATCGATGGCGGATGGGTGATGGAGTAA
- a CDS encoding aldose 1-epimerase family protein: protein MNIFGHDLSELELRRRVGDTAAAGGLRHIVLDNGTERGVRAIELRSAAGLEIDILIDRALDLGNARFKGVPFGWRSGNGYRHPGLHENNDEDGLSWLRAIDGLLVSAGLDHTLFGVEVDASEYAYPPRKSVKHGLHGRLTGIPGHLLEAREVWTDDTCVLRISGEVVQATMFGEHLKLTRTIEIDLDGTEIRLYDRVENLGFERTPHMYLYHLNFGWPLVDVGTEFVAPIRRHTWQSDSVAEQDIPYRVMPEPQRSAQEQVFEHELVTDDEGNHRVALITSDGQRGIELSWDAQTMPYFFEWQNLRDGQYALGLEPSSHRVGGEAAARADGSMTWLEHGEDRHYRTTIRVLDGTSETEASRARIRAVSGQPD from the coding sequence ATGAATATCTTCGGACATGACCTGTCAGAACTCGAACTGCGTCGCCGCGTCGGCGACACTGCTGCGGCAGGCGGACTGCGACACATCGTTCTCGACAACGGAACTGAACGTGGCGTCAGAGCGATCGAGCTGCGAAGCGCGGCGGGGCTTGAGATCGATATTCTGATCGACCGCGCCCTCGACCTTGGAAATGCGCGGTTCAAAGGCGTTCCCTTCGGGTGGCGCTCCGGCAACGGCTACCGCCATCCTGGCCTTCACGAGAACAACGATGAAGACGGATTGTCATGGCTGCGCGCCATTGACGGACTGCTTGTCTCTGCTGGCCTCGATCACACGCTCTTTGGCGTGGAAGTCGATGCATCGGAGTACGCTTACCCTCCCCGCAAGTCGGTGAAACACGGTTTGCATGGGCGCCTCACCGGGATTCCCGGGCACTTGCTCGAAGCTCGCGAGGTATGGACAGACGACACATGTGTTCTTCGCATCTCGGGCGAGGTCGTGCAAGCAACTATGTTCGGCGAGCATCTGAAACTCACGCGAACGATTGAGATCGATCTCGACGGCACGGAGATTCGCCTTTACGACCGAGTCGAAAACCTCGGCTTCGAGCGCACACCCCACATGTACCTGTACCACCTGAACTTCGGGTGGCCTCTCGTTGATGTCGGCACTGAGTTCGTGGCTCCGATTCGGCGGCACACGTGGCAGTCCGATTCCGTGGCCGAACAAGACATCCCCTACCGAGTCATGCCCGAGCCTCAACGCTCCGCTCAGGAGCAGGTATTCGAGCACGAACTCGTCACAGATGACGAGGGGAATCATCGGGTGGCACTGATTACGAGCGACGGGCAGCGTGGCATAGAGCTGTCATGGGATGCCCAAACGATGCCGTACTTCTTCGAATGGCAGAACCTGCGCGACGGCCAATACGCCCTTGGCCTTGAACCGTCAAGCCATCGCGTCGGCGGAGAAGCAGCTGCACGGGCAGATGGGTCGATGACGTGGCTTGAACACGGCGAAGATCGCCACTACCGCACAACAATTCGGGTACTCGACGGGACGAGCGAGACAGAAGCATCCCGTGCACGAATCCGTGCGGTCTCAGGGCAGCCGGACTAA
- a CDS encoding CaiB/BaiF CoA transferase family protein, whose amino-acid sequence MNSQRKILEGYRVLDCSIAMAGPFATQRLGDLGADVIKVEPTGGEWQRHASAGGASGNEVNVSFLSLNRNKRSLAVDLKSPGGKTVLDELVASSDVFLQNYRPGVAARLGVDYESLRRINPQLVYVSISGYGEDGPYQTRPGQDLLLQAMSGAMFSTGRDGEPPRPAGQYLVDAVTASTAFEGVLAALLHRERTGEGQLVTVNMLDAITTFQMQELSVFTVGKIPQTRGSEAHAHVYIRAPYGTFKTADGFVALAFPPLDVLGRVFGEAYFSELDSEEHGFSHRDEISALTAQHLATDTTQNWLDRFAEVGIWAGPVLDYEALVNDPQIIHNGTFVEYDHHTEGHVKTPGFPYKFSKAPLTVERGAPLTGEHTHEILTDIGMSESDVDSLAANGSIYAHPENVTSSR is encoded by the coding sequence GTGAATTCGCAGCGCAAGATCCTCGAAGGCTATCGAGTGCTGGACTGCTCAATCGCTATGGCAGGGCCGTTTGCCACGCAGCGTCTCGGCGATCTCGGAGCCGATGTGATCAAGGTTGAACCGACCGGCGGTGAATGGCAGCGACACGCGTCAGCCGGCGGCGCCTCGGGCAACGAAGTGAACGTGTCATTCCTCTCGCTCAATCGCAACAAGCGCTCGCTCGCGGTCGACCTGAAGTCCCCGGGGGGCAAGACCGTTCTTGACGAACTCGTGGCGAGCTCCGACGTGTTTCTTCAGAACTACCGGCCCGGAGTCGCCGCGCGCCTCGGCGTCGACTACGAGTCGCTTCGGCGCATCAACCCGCAGCTCGTGTACGTGTCGATCTCCGGGTACGGGGAAGACGGGCCGTACCAGACCCGCCCGGGTCAAGACCTTCTCTTGCAGGCAATGAGCGGTGCCATGTTCTCTACGGGAAGGGACGGCGAGCCTCCCCGGCCCGCGGGCCAGTATCTGGTGGATGCTGTGACAGCATCCACCGCTTTCGAGGGCGTACTTGCCGCGCTCTTGCATCGTGAGAGAACAGGGGAAGGTCAGCTCGTCACCGTCAACATGCTCGATGCGATCACAACATTTCAGATGCAGGAACTCTCGGTATTCACTGTCGGCAAGATTCCTCAGACGCGCGGTTCTGAAGCGCACGCGCACGTCTACATTCGAGCGCCGTACGGAACGTTCAAGACGGCAGATGGGTTTGTCGCGCTCGCTTTTCCTCCGCTCGATGTTCTGGGGCGAGTTTTCGGTGAAGCGTATTTCAGCGAGCTCGACAGCGAGGAGCACGGCTTCAGCCATCGAGATGAGATTTCTGCACTCACGGCACAGCACCTTGCCACAGACACCACGCAGAATTGGCTCGACCGTTTCGCAGAGGTGGGCATCTGGGCGGGGCCCGTTCTCGATTACGAGGCCCTAGTGAACGATCCGCAGATCATCCACAACGGCACCTTCGTCGAATACGACCATCACACCGAGGGCCATGTAAAGACCCCCGGCTTTCCATACAAGTTCTCCAAGGCGCCACTCACGGTCGAGCGCGGTGCTCCGCTGACGGGTGAACACACGCATGAGATTCTCACCGACATTGGAATGTCGGAGAGCGACGTTGACTCGTTGGCAGCCAACGGCTCCATCTATGCTCACCCCGAGAACGTGACCTCATCGCGATGA
- a CDS encoding extracellular solute-binding protein produces MTRFRGLTWDHPRGRTALEEAAGRWRHRNDPLDLVWETHSLEGFESSPIDELADRYDLIVLDHPHLGDAVKHQSLQPLDDLFGAADRERWAREAIGPTFRSYVYDDQLWALPLDTAAQVAVIAPNVDEPHPTTWDEVESFAINNRVALSLAGPHAFLSFASLCVAVGEEPVTGRDQLVVSRSVGAEAAERLKRIASMCPPGSGELNPIELLSEMAEHQLADYCPLVFGYVNYADTARARRLTFVDAPSVAAGGRPGSTLGGTGIAISRQCDPSSQLIAHLRWLLHPNTQRNIIPHFAGQPSMRSAWTDARVNQLSGDFYSNTARTLYSSWIRPRYSGFIGFQSEASARIRSMLAGDIAVHECLDQLDRLYAESHHDVPGGQIA; encoded by the coding sequence ATGACCAGGTTCCGGGGACTCACGTGGGATCATCCCCGCGGTCGAACTGCCCTCGAGGAGGCCGCGGGGCGGTGGCGCCACCGTAACGACCCGCTCGATCTCGTGTGGGAAACGCACTCTCTTGAAGGCTTCGAGTCGAGCCCGATCGATGAGCTGGCAGACAGGTACGATCTCATTGTTCTCGACCATCCGCATCTCGGCGACGCCGTGAAGCACCAGAGCCTTCAGCCGCTCGATGATCTCTTCGGAGCGGCCGATCGTGAGCGCTGGGCTCGCGAGGCTATCGGACCGACCTTTCGCAGTTACGTCTATGACGACCAGCTTTGGGCGCTGCCCCTCGACACCGCAGCTCAGGTCGCTGTAATCGCTCCCAACGTTGATGAGCCGCATCCCACCACCTGGGACGAAGTCGAGTCGTTCGCCATCAACAACCGAGTTGCCCTCTCGCTCGCTGGCCCCCATGCGTTCCTGTCGTTCGCCTCGCTCTGTGTCGCCGTGGGCGAAGAGCCCGTCACCGGGCGCGACCAGCTCGTCGTGTCGCGGTCCGTCGGAGCTGAAGCGGCGGAGCGACTCAAGCGCATCGCGTCCATGTGCCCTCCGGGCAGCGGTGAGCTCAATCCCATTGAGCTACTGAGCGAGATGGCCGAACACCAGCTCGCTGACTACTGCCCTCTCGTGTTCGGTTATGTGAACTATGCTGACACGGCTCGAGCGCGGCGGCTGACGTTTGTCGATGCGCCATCGGTCGCTGCAGGAGGTCGCCCCGGGTCGACGCTTGGGGGCACGGGCATCGCCATTTCACGGCAATGCGATCCATCTTCTCAACTCATCGCGCATCTTCGTTGGCTGCTGCATCCGAACACGCAGCGAAACATCATTCCGCATTTCGCCGGGCAGCCGAGCATGCGGAGTGCCTGGACCGACGCTCGCGTCAATCAGCTCAGCGGCGACTTTTACTCGAACACCGCCCGAACCTTGTATTCGTCGTGGATCCGACCGCGGTATTCAGGGTTCATCGGCTTCCAATCAGAAGCGTCAGCACGAATCCGGTCGATGCTTGCTGGCGATATTGCCGTGCATGAATGTCTCGACCAGCTCGACAGGCTGTACGCAGAATCTCACCATGACGTGCCAGGAGGGCAAATCGCATGA
- a CDS encoding enoyl-CoA hydratase/isomerase family protein: MIDIDTTDIHLELVDHVLTITLDRPAKLNSVTQQMSDALVTVTEYADASNDVRAIVLTGAGGRAFCAGSDIRGLDAYESPWDFRNRPDYCDAIRHCRTPIVAAVNGYALGGGLETALSCDIIIASSAASFAAPEVKLGWIGGGGMTTLLTRAVGPSNTALMTMTGDPIDAERALSWGLVSEVTSPAELLARAHGLARVIASRPPIAVETAKANLTASANMTQEQAIVYERDLQTVCFATDDAHEGRRAFAEKRDGIFSRR, encoded by the coding sequence ATGATCGACATCGACACCACCGACATCCATCTCGAGCTTGTCGACCACGTGCTGACCATCACGCTCGATCGTCCAGCAAAACTCAACTCCGTGACTCAGCAGATGTCTGACGCGCTCGTCACAGTGACCGAATACGCTGACGCGTCAAACGATGTGCGCGCGATCGTGCTCACGGGCGCAGGCGGGCGCGCATTCTGCGCCGGATCGGACATCAGAGGCCTCGATGCATACGAGTCCCCGTGGGACTTTCGCAACCGTCCCGACTACTGCGACGCAATTCGGCATTGCCGCACACCGATCGTCGCCGCCGTCAACGGCTATGCACTCGGTGGAGGACTCGAGACCGCACTGAGCTGCGACATCATCATCGCGTCGAGCGCGGCGTCGTTCGCCGCGCCGGAGGTCAAGCTCGGCTGGATCGGCGGAGGCGGAATGACCACGCTCCTCACACGAGCAGTTGGCCCGAGCAACACCGCCCTGATGACAATGACCGGAGACCCGATCGATGCCGAGCGGGCACTGTCGTGGGGGCTCGTCAGCGAGGTCACGAGCCCTGCTGAGCTGCTTGCCAGGGCGCACGGGCTCGCTCGCGTCATCGCATCTCGACCGCCGATCGCCGTCGAGACGGCGAAGGCAAACCTCACCGCGTCGGCGAACATGACACAAGAGCAGGCGATTGTCTACGAACGAGATCTGCAGACCGTCTGCTTCGCCACCGACGACGCTCACGAGGGACGGCGCGCCTTCGCGGAGAAACGCGACGGCATCTTCAGCAGACGATGA
- a CDS encoding fumarylacetoacetate hydrolase family protein: MWIGSAEQTLPDDGFSGTLIGRVWDPASDGPSPVAVREDGVFDLSRDFATVRDLCEMDDPAVAAQSTSGRRLGSFDEILANTDTSSRESSRPWLLSPIDLQTVKAAGVTFVVSMLERVIEERARGDVSAAGDLRERILAEVGDNLAELRPGSDEAQRLKEILITEGLWSQYLEVGIGPDAEIFTKAPTLSSVGTAVSVGVLGSSTWNNPEPEVALIVQSNGRIVGATLGNDVNLRDVEGRSALLLPKAKDNNGSCALGPLIRLFDSRFTLDTVRHLTVRLEIDGPDGFHLDGVSEMSAISRDPSELVDQLIGPHHQYPDGAALMLGTMFAPVADRGAVGQGFTHKYGDIVRISASSLGSLVNEVKQSERCEPWEFGLRALMTNLARRGLL; the protein is encoded by the coding sequence ATGTGGATAGGTTCAGCAGAGCAGACACTCCCGGACGACGGGTTCTCGGGCACCCTGATCGGCCGAGTGTGGGACCCGGCCTCCGACGGCCCGTCGCCCGTAGCCGTGCGCGAAGACGGGGTGTTCGACCTGAGCCGAGACTTTGCGACAGTGCGCGACCTGTGTGAGATGGACGACCCGGCGGTCGCGGCGCAGTCGACGTCAGGGAGGCGTTTGGGTTCCTTCGACGAGATTCTGGCCAACACCGACACGTCGTCTCGAGAGAGCTCCCGCCCCTGGCTTCTGTCACCCATCGACCTTCAGACGGTCAAGGCTGCAGGCGTGACATTCGTTGTCTCAATGCTCGAACGAGTGATCGAAGAGCGAGCGCGAGGCGATGTCTCGGCGGCAGGCGACCTGCGCGAACGGATACTCGCGGAAGTCGGCGACAACCTTGCCGAGCTGCGCCCCGGCTCTGATGAGGCGCAACGTCTGAAGGAGATTCTGATCACAGAGGGGCTCTGGAGTCAATATCTCGAGGTCGGGATTGGTCCGGATGCTGAGATTTTCACGAAGGCTCCGACGCTTTCTTCCGTTGGCACTGCCGTTTCCGTGGGAGTGCTCGGATCGTCAACGTGGAACAACCCGGAGCCCGAGGTCGCCCTCATCGTTCAATCCAACGGACGAATTGTGGGCGCCACTCTCGGCAACGATGTGAATCTGCGCGATGTGGAAGGCAGGTCGGCTCTCCTTCTGCCCAAGGCGAAAGACAACAACGGGTCGTGCGCTCTCGGCCCGCTTATTCGCCTGTTCGACTCACGTTTCACCCTCGACACGGTGAGACACTTGACTGTCCGTCTTGAAATCGATGGACCTGACGGTTTTCACCTCGATGGCGTCTCAGAGATGAGCGCCATCAGCCGAGACCCAAGCGAACTGGTTGACCAGCTCATCGGTCCGCATCATCAGTACCCCGATGGTGCTGCGCTCATGCTCGGCACGATGTTCGCGCCCGTTGCCGATCGTGGCGCGGTCGGGCAGGGGTTCACGCACAAGTACGGTGATATCGTGCGAATCTCTGCATCAAGTCTGGGCAGCCTTGTCAACGAAGTGAAACAAAGCGAGAGGTGTGAGCCATGGGAGTTTGGGCTTCGAGCTCTGATGACGAACCTGGCACGTCGAGGCCTTCTGTGA